Proteins encoded within one genomic window of Thermococcus celer Vu 13 = JCM 8558:
- a CDS encoding ABC transporter ATP-binding protein, which produces MNVIEVKDLRKRLGGREILRGVSFNVGREEIYGFLGPNGAGKTTTIRTTLGLLRKDGGSVRIFGEEPGRGIFKRLGVVFEYEVLNPDWTVLENLRFVAYVRDRDMDEVEAALDTVEFSKEHWGKRFKELSKGMKRKVSLASAILHDPELLILDEPMSGLDPTAQVEVRRLLLKLRDEGKTIFFSSHNLPEVQKIADRAAIIVNGTTRAQFSLEDVEDLEKTYLTMVGGSP; this is translated from the coding sequence ATGAACGTGATAGAGGTAAAGGACCTGAGGAAGAGACTGGGGGGAAGGGAGATCCTGAGGGGAGTCTCATTCAACGTGGGGCGAGAGGAGATTTACGGCTTCCTCGGTCCCAACGGAGCCGGAAAGACCACCACCATAAGGACCACCCTTGGGCTCCTCAGGAAAGACGGGGGTAGCGTTAGGATATTCGGAGAGGAACCCGGGAGGGGTATTTTCAAACGCCTCGGGGTCGTGTTCGAGTACGAGGTCCTGAACCCCGACTGGACGGTTTTGGAGAACCTCAGGTTCGTGGCTTACGTCAGGGATAGAGATATGGACGAAGTGGAGGCCGCACTTGACACGGTTGAGTTTTCAAAGGAACACTGGGGCAAGAGGTTCAAGGAGCTCTCGAAGGGCATGAAGAGGAAGGTTTCCCTTGCGTCTGCCATTCTCCACGATCCAGAGCTTTTAATACTCGATGAGCCGATGAGCGGGCTTGACCCCACGGCTCAGGTCGAGGTGAGAAGACTTCTCCTGAAATTGAGGGACGAGGGTAAGACGATATTCTTCTCTTCCCACAACCTGCCAGAAGTTCAAAAAATAGCCGACAGGGCGGCGATCATTGTGAACGGTACAACCAGGGCCCAGTTCTCACTTGAGGATGTGGAAGACCTCGAAAAAACGTACCTAACGATGGTGGGTGGTTCTCCATGA
- a CDS encoding pantoate kinase yields MLVRAFVPAHVTAFFVPLFNDDPLKAGSLGAGLNLEKGTTVFVSTEEDGLERHIHVAFNGEPVKRERASISYSVAEELVPADFRGEVEIWQYFDFPNGYGFGNSAGGALGTALALGYTFGGTWLEAARMAHKYEVLHRGGLGDVVGQLAGGIEVRVRAGGPGVGVVDNLFFGDYRVLVVPLGRLSTKEVLDGDVVEAIETEGKLALEKLLMEPRPERMMVLAREFAERTGLLSGELLELAGELDGALKLPSSMIMLGRGLFALLHEKEVDGARALLSDLGLPYDVTGIYDEKPKVGRWIG; encoded by the coding sequence ATGCTGGTCAGGGCGTTCGTTCCGGCTCACGTAACCGCTTTCTTCGTGCCACTGTTCAACGATGACCCGTTAAAGGCGGGCTCCCTCGGGGCGGGCCTGAACCTCGAGAAGGGGACCACGGTCTTCGTGAGTACGGAGGAGGATGGACTCGAGAGGCACATCCACGTAGCCTTCAACGGAGAGCCCGTAAAGCGGGAGAGGGCATCGATAAGCTACTCCGTTGCTGAGGAACTCGTTCCGGCGGATTTCCGCGGGGAGGTTGAGATATGGCAGTACTTCGATTTTCCGAACGGTTACGGCTTCGGCAACAGCGCGGGGGGAGCGCTGGGGACGGCGCTGGCCCTGGGTTACACCTTCGGGGGGACGTGGCTCGAGGCGGCAAGGATGGCCCACAAGTACGAGGTTCTCCACAGGGGAGGCCTCGGCGATGTTGTAGGTCAGCTCGCGGGCGGGATCGAGGTCAGGGTCAGGGCAGGGGGCCCGGGGGTAGGGGTCGTCGACAACCTCTTCTTCGGGGACTACCGCGTCCTCGTGGTTCCCCTCGGGAGGCTCTCGACGAAGGAGGTTCTCGATGGGGACGTCGTTGAAGCGATAGAAACAGAGGGGAAGCTCGCCCTCGAAAAGCTCCTCATGGAACCGCGCCCGGAGAGGATGATGGTTCTGGCGAGGGAGTTCGCCGAGAGGACGGGACTTCTATCGGGGGAGCTCCTCGAGCTGGCGGGGGAACTCGACGGGGCCCTCAAACTGCCGAGCTCGATGATAATGCTCGGAAGGGGTCTCTTCGCCCTTCTCCACGAGAAAGAGGTGGATGGGGCCAGAGCGTTGCTGTCCGACCTCGGCCTGCCCTACGACGTAACCGGGATCTACGACGAGAAGCCGAAGGTGGGCCGCTGGATAGGTTAG
- a CDS encoding ATP-dependent DNA ligase translates to MRYSELADLYQRLEKTTLKTLKTRFVADFLKGTPDDLLEIVPYLILGKVFPDWDERELGVGEKLLIKAVSLATGVSEGEIEDSVRDTGDLGESVALALKRKKQRSFFSQPLTIRRVYDTFVKIAEAAGQGSQDRKLKYLANLFMDAKPEEGKYLARTVLGTMRTGVAEGLMRDAIAEAFGVKAELVERAYMLTSDFGYVARVAKLEGDGGLAKVRIQVGKPIRPMLAQNAAGVKDALEEMGGRAAFEIKYDGARVQVHKDGEVVIIYSRRLENVTRSIPEMVEAIKESLKAEKAIVEGELVAVGEGGRPRPFQYVLRRFRRKYNIEEMVERIPLELNLFDIMYVDGEELIETPFSERRKRLEEAVSQSERVKLAEQLVTDNADEAEEFYHRALELGHEGLMAKRLDSIYEPGNRGKKWLKIKPTMEDLDLVIVGAEWGEGRRAHLLGSFLVAAFDPHSGEFVPVGKVGSGFTDEDLAEFTKMLRPLIVREEGKNVEIEPKIVIQVTYQEIQRSPKYRSGFALRFPRYVALREDKSPEEADTIERISQLYELQERFKARK, encoded by the coding sequence ATGAGGTACTCGGAACTGGCCGACCTTTATCAACGGCTGGAAAAAACCACCCTGAAAACGTTGAAGACGCGCTTCGTGGCCGATTTCCTAAAGGGAACGCCGGATGATCTCCTCGAAATCGTCCCCTACCTCATCCTCGGGAAGGTCTTCCCGGACTGGGACGAGCGGGAACTCGGAGTCGGTGAAAAGCTTCTCATAAAGGCCGTCTCGCTGGCGACGGGCGTTTCAGAGGGGGAGATAGAGGATTCGGTGAGGGACACCGGGGACCTCGGCGAGAGCGTGGCGCTGGCTTTGAAGAGGAAGAAACAGAGGAGCTTCTTCTCACAGCCCCTGACGATCAGGCGGGTCTACGATACCTTCGTTAAGATAGCCGAGGCGGCCGGGCAGGGGAGCCAGGACAGGAAGCTGAAGTACCTCGCGAACCTCTTCATGGACGCCAAACCCGAGGAGGGGAAGTACCTCGCGAGGACGGTCCTCGGGACCATGAGAACCGGGGTCGCCGAGGGGCTGATGAGGGACGCGATAGCAGAGGCCTTCGGTGTTAAAGCCGAGCTCGTCGAGAGGGCCTACATGCTAACGAGCGACTTCGGTTACGTCGCGAGGGTAGCGAAACTCGAGGGCGACGGTGGCCTTGCAAAGGTCAGGATACAAGTGGGCAAGCCCATAAGGCCGATGCTGGCCCAGAACGCGGCGGGAGTGAAGGACGCCCTCGAGGAGATGGGCGGAAGGGCCGCCTTCGAGATAAAGTACGACGGGGCGCGCGTTCAGGTTCACAAGGACGGCGAGGTGGTCATCATCTATTCGAGAAGGCTGGAGAACGTGACGAGGTCGATCCCCGAGATGGTTGAAGCCATAAAAGAGAGCTTGAAGGCGGAGAAAGCTATAGTCGAGGGCGAGCTCGTCGCCGTTGGCGAGGGCGGGAGACCGAGGCCCTTCCAGTACGTCCTGCGGAGGTTCAGGCGGAAGTACAACATCGAGGAGATGGTGGAGAGGATCCCCCTCGAGCTGAACCTCTTCGACATCATGTACGTGGATGGGGAGGAGCTAATAGAGACGCCCTTCTCCGAGCGGAGGAAGAGGCTGGAAGAGGCGGTCTCTCAGAGCGAGAGGGTAAAGCTGGCTGAACAGCTGGTAACTGACAACGCGGATGAGGCGGAGGAGTTCTACCATAGGGCCCTCGAGCTCGGCCACGAGGGGCTGATGGCCAAGAGGCTCGACTCGATCTACGAGCCCGGTAACCGCGGCAAGAAGTGGCTCAAGATAAAGCCGACGATGGAGGACTTAGACCTCGTCATCGTAGGGGCGGAGTGGGGGGAGGGCAGGCGCGCGCATCTCCTCGGTTCGTTCCTCGTTGCGGCCTTCGACCCCCACAGCGGCGAGTTCGTCCCCGTTGGCAAGGTGGGGAGCGGCTTTACGGACGAGGACCTGGCCGAGTTCACGAAGATGCTCAGGCCCCTGATAGTCCGCGAAGAGGGTAAGAACGTTGAGATAGAGCCGAAAATCGTTATTCAGGTAACCTACCAGGAGATACAGAGGAGCCCGAAGTACAGGAGCGGCTTCGCGCTGAGGTTCCCGCGCTACGTCGCCCTCAGGGAGGACAAGAGCCCCGAGGAAGCGGACACCATCGAGAGGATATCTCAACTCTACGAGCTCCAGGAGAGGTTCAAGGCCAGGAAGTGA
- the pyrE gene encoding orotate phosphoribosyltransferase, translated as MGDAKERLMEMFFSEGAILFGRFVLTSGRESDYYINVKRLSTNPEALRLIAELMAEEAERAGISFDRVAGPELGAVPIATALALKTGKPLLVVRKKPKGHGTGSQIEGEVNPGDRVLLVEDVTTTGGSVLRAAEVLENAGAEVVAISVVVDREEGAEDKIVEKYRFIPLVRVSELFARRDSWEARG; from the coding sequence ATGGGGGACGCGAAGGAGAGGCTCATGGAGATGTTCTTCTCGGAGGGGGCGATACTCTTCGGCCGCTTCGTGCTCACCTCCGGAAGGGAGAGCGACTACTACATCAACGTCAAGAGGCTCAGCACGAACCCGGAGGCTCTCAGGCTCATCGCGGAACTGATGGCAGAGGAAGCAGAGAGGGCGGGGATAAGCTTCGACCGCGTCGCCGGTCCCGAGCTCGGGGCGGTTCCAATAGCCACGGCACTGGCCCTCAAAACCGGAAAGCCGCTCCTCGTGGTCAGGAAGAAGCCCAAGGGGCATGGCACGGGGAGCCAGATAGAGGGGGAGGTGAATCCCGGCGATAGAGTACTCCTCGTCGAGGACGTGACGACAACCGGGGGAAGCGTCCTGAGGGCGGCGGAGGTTCTGGAGAACGCGGGGGCCGAGGTGGTGGCGATAAGCGTCGTCGTGGACAGGGAGGAGGGCGCGGAGGACAAAATAGTGGAAAAGTACCGGTTCATCCCCCTCGTAAGGGTCTCGGAGCTCTTCGCCCGCAGGGATTCGTGGGAGGCACGGGGTTAA
- a CDS encoding helix-turn-helix domain-containing protein, whose product MFGRRKDVVYKVLATKKRAVALQSLSAELETPMPAVLKTVKQLESDGLVEVFYGQEKASIMVRAKTIGDFV is encoded by the coding sequence ATGTTCGGCAGGCGCAAGGACGTTGTTTATAAGGTTCTCGCCACCAAGAAACGGGCCGTGGCGCTCCAGTCCCTGAGCGCCGAGCTCGAAACCCCTATGCCCGCGGTTCTAAAAACCGTCAAACAGCTTGAATCCGACGGTCTGGTCGAGGTGTTCTACGGCCAGGAGAAGGCGTCGATCATGGTAAGGGCAAAGACCATAGGGGATTTCGTCTGA
- the rlmD gene encoding 23S rRNA (uracil(1939)-C(5))-methyltransferase RlmD, which translates to MRGTVERLDDEGFGVVKLGRKEIHVPFTAPGDGVEVRKWRRKKRTLVATDFEVTEPSPVRTEPRCPYFGTCGGCLLQHLPYDEQVRFKSDRLSRILGFNVDVIPSPVIYGHRNRIDVVVSTKGIGFRRRGTWWDAVDIDYCPVFGESSKKVLRSLREFIEDFKPSLYDIRRNEGFLRYVVIREGKFTGELMVNLVTSEGNLPEEFPYYFDYATSVYWSVNRTPSDVSYGDVERFWGSEFIRERLGDVTYLVHPNSFFQTNSYAAVTLVEEVSELVDGERVLDLYSGVGTFGVHLARRGFKVEGVEVNPFAVEMANKNAELNNAEATFRVGRDRDVENLSEYDTVIVDPPRAGLHPKLIRKILKDRPQSIVYVSCNPRTLADNLRELSETYRLEAAVGLDMFPHTPHVETVVKLKLGV; encoded by the coding sequence ATGCGCGGAACGGTTGAGAGGCTCGATGACGAGGGGTTCGGGGTTGTAAAGCTCGGAAGGAAGGAGATTCACGTCCCCTTCACAGCCCCGGGTGACGGGGTGGAGGTGCGGAAGTGGAGACGAAAGAAGAGAACGCTCGTTGCAACAGACTTTGAGGTAACGGAGCCCTCTCCGGTGAGAACCGAACCGCGGTGTCCGTACTTCGGGACCTGCGGCGGCTGTCTCCTCCAGCACCTCCCCTACGATGAGCAGGTCAGGTTCAAATCCGACAGGTTATCCAGGATTCTGGGCTTTAACGTCGACGTCATCCCCTCACCTGTGATATACGGTCATAGAAATCGAATTGATGTTGTCGTTTCGACAAAGGGGATAGGCTTCAGGCGGCGCGGCACCTGGTGGGACGCGGTGGATATAGATTACTGCCCAGTCTTCGGTGAGTCCAGTAAAAAGGTCCTCCGCTCACTCAGGGAGTTCATCGAGGATTTCAAGCCGAGCCTCTACGACATACGGCGGAACGAGGGCTTCCTGAGGTACGTCGTCATCCGCGAGGGTAAGTTCACGGGCGAGCTCATGGTCAACCTCGTCACCTCCGAGGGAAACCTCCCCGAGGAGTTCCCGTACTATTTCGACTACGCCACCTCTGTCTACTGGAGCGTTAACAGAACCCCGAGCGACGTTTCCTACGGCGACGTGGAGAGGTTCTGGGGCTCGGAGTTCATAAGGGAGAGGCTCGGCGACGTCACCTACCTCGTCCACCCCAACAGCTTCTTCCAGACGAACAGCTACGCCGCGGTGACGCTGGTTGAAGAGGTGAGTGAACTCGTCGACGGCGAAAGGGTTCTCGACCTCTACTCGGGCGTTGGGACCTTCGGCGTTCACCTGGCGAGGAGGGGTTTTAAGGTCGAGGGAGTCGAGGTCAACCCCTTCGCGGTCGAAATGGCAAATAAGAACGCCGAACTCAACAACGCCGAAGCGACCTTCAGGGTCGGGCGGGATAGGGACGTCGAGAACCTCTCGGAGTACGACACCGTAATAGTCGATCCACCGAGGGCTGGATTGCATCCCAAACTGATAAGGAAAATCTTAAAAGACAGGCCGCAAAGCATCGTCTACGTCTCCTGCAATCCGAGAACCCTTGCGGACAATCTCCGCGAGCTCTCGGAGACCTACCGTCTGGAAGCCGCGGTGGGGCTCGACATGTTCCCGCACACGCCCCACGTGGAGACGGTTGTCAAACTTAAACTCGGGGTTTAA
- the lrpA gene encoding HTH-type transcriptional regulator LrpA — protein sequence MLDERDRIIIDMLTKDARTPFTEIAKVLGISETAVRKRVKALEEEGVIKQYTVVVDSSKLGYNLVSLTGVDTLPEKIFDVASKLKEFDFVRSVYLTSGDHMIMAEIWAKDGEDLSDIISNRIGKLEGVTRVCPAIILERLK from the coding sequence ATGCTTGATGAGAGGGACAGGATCATAATCGACATGCTCACGAAGGACGCCCGCACCCCATTCACGGAGATAGCCAAGGTTCTGGGCATCAGCGAGACGGCCGTCAGGAAGCGCGTGAAGGCCCTCGAGGAAGAGGGTGTCATAAAGCAGTACACGGTTGTCGTTGACTCATCAAAGCTCGGCTACAACCTGGTCAGCCTGACCGGGGTCGATACGCTCCCTGAAAAGATATTCGACGTTGCCAGCAAGCTCAAGGAGTTCGACTTCGTCAGGAGCGTCTACCTCACCAGCGGCGACCACATGATAATGGCCGAGATATGGGCCAAGGACGGGGAGGACCTCTCCGACATAATATCCAACAGGATAGGGAAGCTCGAGGGCGTCACGAGGGTCTGCCCCGCGATAATCCTCGAGAGGCTGAAGTGA
- a CDS encoding class I SAM-dependent methyltransferase, producing MSFREKYARLGERYNVLEKPLDGALCPLRRKAVSFARGKTLEIGVGVGKTLRYYPKDVELHAIDAVPEMVRIAENRARELGLNARFYVMDAERLEFPSESFDTVISSFVFCTVPNPEVAMREIHRVLKPGGRAIFLEHTKSDSRLLNWLFLKPLDLLLGALLDDNTLRETQRLVGEYFEVEHEESHYHGIVRLMVGRKEG from the coding sequence ATGAGCTTCCGCGAGAAGTACGCGAGACTCGGGGAGCGCTACAACGTCCTCGAAAAACCTTTGGACGGGGCGTTATGCCCGCTGAGGCGGAAGGCGGTGAGCTTCGCCCGGGGAAAGACCCTCGAGATAGGCGTAGGCGTCGGTAAGACCCTCAGGTACTATCCAAAAGACGTCGAACTGCACGCCATAGACGCCGTTCCCGAGATGGTGAGGATAGCCGAGAACAGGGCCAGGGAACTCGGGTTGAACGCTCGATTCTACGTCATGGACGCCGAGAGGCTGGAGTTCCCGAGCGAGAGCTTCGATACCGTGATCTCGTCCTTCGTCTTCTGCACCGTTCCGAATCCGGAGGTCGCTATGAGGGAAATCCACCGCGTCCTGAAGCCCGGCGGGAGGGCGATATTCCTCGAGCACACGAAGAGCGACTCCCGGCTTTTGAACTGGCTCTTCCTGAAGCCCCTCGACCTTCTCCTTGGGGCCCTGCTGGACGACAACACCCTTAGGGAGACGCAGAGGCTCGTGGGGGAGTACTTCGAGGTCGAGCACGAGGAGAGCCACTACCATGGAATCGTGAGGCTCATGGTGGGGAGGAAGGAGGGATAA
- a CDS encoding ATP-binding cassette domain-containing protein gives MLLDEPLANLDLEGIKEVSRIIGEQAGKGTNMVVVSHIWRPLVEFADRMVVIAAGRVVLTGTPEEVVPRIEEI, from the coding sequence GTGCTTCTGGACGAGCCGCTGGCGAACCTCGACCTCGAGGGAATCAAGGAGGTGTCGAGGATCATAGGCGAGCAGGCGGGGAAGGGAACCAACATGGTCGTGGTCTCCCACATCTGGCGCCCTCTGGTCGAGTTCGCCGACAGAATGGTGGTGATAGCCGCGGGGAGGGTGGTGCTGACCGGAACCCCCGAGGAGGTGGTCCCGCGGATCGAGGAGATTTAG
- a CDS encoding DUF2103 domain-containing protein, translated as MPRHFKKGVKREHHFLKGLEKPLEEIAAVPGVKKVIPGRIYASDSRGFEIKVTRETKTGLKLVAKSNGSVQEVFLVVDRKDRERVRREIEEKMSTN; from the coding sequence ATGCCCAGACACTTCAAGAAAGGCGTCAAGCGGGAGCACCACTTCCTCAAGGGACTTGAAAAGCCTCTGGAGGAGATAGCGGCGGTTCCAGGGGTCAAGAAGGTCATACCGGGGAGGATATACGCGAGCGACTCGAGGGGCTTCGAGATAAAGGTAACGCGGGAAACCAAAACCGGCCTCAAGCTCGTGGCGAAGAGCAACGGGAGCGTCCAGGAAGTCTTCCTCGTCGTTGACAGGAAGGACAGGGAGAGGGTGCGACGGGAAATAGAAGAGAAGATGAGCACGAACTAA
- the arcS gene encoding archaeosine synthase subunit alpha, whose amino-acid sequence MEVIRHEGPGRLGLVRLGERSFRTPALAGVDFTLSPFNSFFHPSEPGDYDFNLAPSIPLGFYTPGEVIEKALERLRGVDYSGFNAFYLPALRRTEYLGEFLGTIERHGFEAVYLGNSRILVREYRYFVRILRELRERFPNVMIITDLEPFFYPLAVYLGVDAFDTRSLKLYDFKGKAFTAYSPFVWGEGGNSIEFARETVTLVRKAFEEGKLRYLVENFFPTQYNAGVLRIADLEHPDYLEKYTPIQRETVYFVSDASIRRPEVRRWHARVEERFVPPKNTELLLLFPCSARKPYSFSRSHTLYRKAVKEALGSGINRVHELILTSPFGVVPREWEWLARYDIVVTGHWSEEEVRPAAELLAKTLEKYPRDVPIVAHLDEAYAEVARLAAELADREITFTAVNNGTTSKESLSSLTETLREFELEGTKEDKRYRYLEGIRKVFDFYFGAGAGEAVLPDDGRVRGSKMLRLFAGNQQTGTFRDGVISVTPFGMGRIYERLRAYWVKVDFELRGDVFAVGVEDADPRIRPDDIVGVVRDGEVIGVGKAVLAGEEMVRAKKGVAVKVRKRA is encoded by the coding sequence ATGGAAGTGATCAGGCACGAAGGGCCCGGGAGGCTGGGCCTCGTAAGGCTGGGGGAGCGTTCATTCAGGACCCCGGCTCTGGCAGGGGTAGATTTCACCCTCTCCCCGTTCAACTCCTTCTTCCATCCTTCCGAGCCAGGTGACTACGACTTCAACCTCGCCCCCTCGATACCCCTCGGCTTCTACACGCCCGGTGAGGTTATAGAGAAGGCCCTCGAGAGGCTCCGGGGGGTGGACTACAGTGGATTTAACGCCTTCTACCTCCCCGCGCTCCGCAGGACGGAGTACCTGGGGGAGTTCCTCGGGACGATCGAGCGCCACGGTTTCGAGGCCGTCTACCTCGGCAACTCCAGGATCCTGGTGAGGGAGTACCGCTACTTCGTGAGGATTTTAAGGGAACTGCGCGAGAGGTTCCCCAACGTCATGATAATCACCGACTTGGAGCCCTTCTTCTATCCGCTGGCGGTTTACCTCGGCGTCGATGCCTTCGATACCCGTTCCCTCAAGCTCTACGACTTTAAGGGGAAGGCCTTCACCGCTTACAGCCCCTTCGTCTGGGGGGAGGGCGGGAACTCCATTGAATTCGCCCGGGAGACGGTAACCCTCGTCAGGAAGGCCTTCGAGGAGGGAAAGCTCCGCTACCTCGTCGAGAACTTCTTCCCAACCCAGTACAACGCCGGCGTCCTCAGGATAGCCGACCTCGAGCATCCCGATTACCTCGAGAAGTACACGCCCATCCAGCGGGAGACGGTCTACTTCGTCAGCGATGCCTCGATAAGGCGGCCTGAGGTTAGGCGCTGGCACGCCCGCGTTGAGGAGAGGTTCGTCCCGCCGAAGAACACCGAACTGCTACTCCTCTTCCCCTGCTCCGCCAGGAAGCCCTACTCCTTCTCGCGCTCCCACACTCTCTACCGCAAGGCCGTGAAGGAGGCCCTCGGCTCCGGGATAAATAGAGTTCACGAGCTCATCCTCACCTCGCCCTTCGGCGTCGTCCCGAGGGAGTGGGAGTGGCTGGCCAGATACGATATCGTCGTTACGGGCCACTGGAGCGAGGAGGAGGTAAGGCCCGCGGCGGAGCTCCTGGCGAAGACCCTTGAGAAGTACCCGAGGGACGTCCCAATAGTAGCGCACCTCGACGAGGCCTACGCCGAGGTGGCGAGGCTCGCCGCCGAGCTCGCGGACAGGGAGATAACCTTCACGGCCGTGAATAACGGGACGACGAGCAAAGAGAGCCTGAGCTCGCTCACCGAGACCCTGAGGGAGTTCGAGCTCGAGGGAACGAAGGAGGACAAGAGGTACCGCTACCTCGAGGGCATCAGGAAGGTCTTCGACTTCTACTTCGGGGCCGGAGCGGGCGAGGCGGTTCTGCCGGACGATGGAAGGGTTAGGGGCTCGAAGATGCTCCGCCTATTCGCTGGAAACCAGCAGACCGGAACCTTCAGGGACGGCGTGATAAGCGTCACCCCCTTCGGGATGGGGAGGATATACGAGAGGTTAAGGGCCTACTGGGTGAAGGTGGACTTCGAGCTCCGCGGCGACGTCTTCGCCGTCGGCGTTGAGGATGCGGATCCAAGGATACGGCCGGACGACATCGTCGGGGTGGTTCGCGACGGCGAGGTCATCGGCGTCGGAAAGGCGGTCCTCGCTGGAGAGGAGATGGTCAGGGCGAAGAAGGGTGTCGCCGTTAAGGTCAGGAAGAGGGCGTAA
- a CDS encoding coiled-coil protein translates to MQTKVDPEEIKRIKREIEALEKERKEIRAKLEELDKELQIWIQKRDEKNNEVKQLRQKGHEYKAKRDEINAQIQELKKNREEINAKLDLLYQEILEYRTKRDEYNQLRRLKMPPAKIQERIEKLEWELQTNPNVTPEREKQIVDQIQVLATELEIIQQANRFHNKLVETRKKVDQLKKARRAISMEIQKLANQSQQFHEQMIKAFNEADEIKKEADEYHAKVVELREKIREVRKELREIEKKIQEYDERHKELIAYRLVARMRSKKDASFEKAVEALEKFKRGEKLSLDELLLLQRYNLV, encoded by the coding sequence ATGCAAACGAAAGTAGACCCAGAGGAGATTAAGAGGATCAAGAGGGAGATAGAGGCCCTTGAAAAGGAGAGAAAAGAGATAAGGGCCAAACTGGAGGAGCTTGATAAAGAGCTTCAAATCTGGATCCAGAAGAGGGATGAGAAGAACAACGAGGTTAAACAGTTACGTCAGAAGGGGCACGAGTACAAGGCCAAGAGGGACGAGATAAACGCGCAGATACAGGAACTCAAGAAGAACCGCGAGGAGATAAACGCCAAGCTCGACCTCCTTTACCAGGAGATACTCGAGTACAGGACCAAGAGGGACGAGTACAACCAGCTCAGACGCCTCAAGATGCCGCCCGCGAAGATACAGGAACGGATCGAGAAGCTCGAGTGGGAGCTCCAGACCAACCCGAACGTAACCCCCGAGAGGGAGAAGCAGATAGTCGACCAGATCCAGGTTCTGGCGACCGAGCTCGAGATAATCCAGCAGGCCAACAGGTTCCACAACAAACTCGTCGAAACGAGGAAGAAGGTCGACCAGCTAAAGAAGGCCCGGAGGGCCATAAGCATGGAGATACAGAAGCTCGCAAACCAGAGCCAGCAGTTCCACGAGCAGATGATAAAAGCCTTCAACGAGGCCGACGAGATCAAGAAGGAGGCGGACGAGTACCACGCCAAGGTCGTCGAGCTCCGCGAGAAGATCAGGGAAGTTAGAAAGGAGCTCCGCGAGATCGAGAAGAAGATACAGGAGTACGACGAGAGGCACAAGGAGCTCATAGCCTACAGGCTCGTCGCCAGGATGCGCTCCAAGAAGGACGCCAGCTTCGAGAAGGCCGTAGAGGCACTCGAGAAGTTCAAGCGCGGCGAGAAGCTTTCGCTGGACGAACTGCTCCTCCTCCAGAGGTACAACCTCGTCTGA